The following coding sequences are from one Streptomyces dengpaensis window:
- the sucC gene encoding ADP-forming succinate--CoA ligase subunit beta, with translation MTDLYEHQARGLFQEYGILVPRAEVTDSPKGAREIARRLGGRVVVKAQVKTGGRGKAGGVKLAADPAAAELTARQILGMDIKGHTVRTVMLAQPVDIESEFYISCVLDRAAGRFIAIASAEGGMEIEEVATSRPEAVARIPVDPAQGVTSAKATEIAEAAGLPPQTVDVLVRLWQVLTREDAVLVEVNPLVRTARGQILALDGKVTLDDNARFRQARWGEQDAEHGDPLEAAAAAKGLNYVKLDGAVGVIGNGAGLVMSTLDVVAGCGARPANFLDIGGGASAQIMADGLSVILADPDVKSVFVNVFGGITACDAVADGIVQALDAVQLTKPLVVRLDGNNAVRGRAILDDRAHPLVQQATTMDGAARRAAQLAHAG, from the coding sequence ATGACGGACCTGTATGAGCATCAAGCACGGGGTCTCTTCCAGGAATACGGCATCTTGGTGCCGCGGGCCGAGGTGACGGACTCGCCCAAGGGGGCGCGGGAGATCGCCCGCCGGCTCGGTGGTCGCGTCGTCGTAAAAGCCCAGGTGAAGACCGGCGGGCGCGGCAAGGCGGGCGGGGTGAAGCTCGCCGCGGACCCGGCGGCCGCCGAACTGACGGCGCGCCAGATCCTCGGCATGGACATCAAGGGCCACACGGTCCGCACGGTGATGCTGGCCCAACCTGTGGACATCGAGAGCGAGTTCTACATCTCGTGCGTCCTCGACCGCGCGGCCGGACGCTTCATCGCGATCGCCTCCGCCGAAGGGGGCATGGAGATCGAGGAGGTGGCGACGAGCAGGCCGGAGGCCGTGGCGCGTATCCCCGTCGACCCGGCGCAGGGTGTCACCTCGGCGAAGGCGACCGAGATCGCCGAGGCCGCGGGGCTGCCACCGCAGACGGTCGACGTGCTCGTACGGCTCTGGCAGGTGCTGACCCGCGAGGACGCCGTCCTCGTCGAGGTGAACCCCCTTGTTCGTACGGCCCGGGGGCAGATCCTGGCTCTGGACGGCAAGGTCACCCTCGACGACAACGCCCGCTTCCGGCAGGCGCGTTGGGGAGAGCAGGATGCCGAGCACGGTGATCCACTGGAGGCGGCGGCCGCCGCCAAGGGCCTCAACTACGTCAAGCTGGACGGCGCGGTCGGCGTCATCGGCAACGGCGCGGGCCTGGTCATGTCGACCCTCGACGTGGTCGCGGGCTGCGGCGCCCGCCCGGCGAACTTCCTCGACATCGGCGGCGGAGCCTCCGCCCAGATCATGGCCGACGGCCTGTCCGTCATCCTCGCCGACCCGGACGTGAAGTCCGTCTTCGTCAATGTCTTCGGCGGGATCACCGCCTGCGACGCGGTCGCCGACGGCATTGTGCAGGCCCTGGACGCCGTCCAGCTGACCAAGCCGCTTGTGGTCCGCCTCGACGGCAACAACGCCGTCCGCGGCCGGGCCATCCTCGACGACCGGGCGCACCCCCTGGTGCAGCAGGCCACCACCATGGACGGCGCCGCGCGCCGTGCCGCCCAACTCGCCCACGCCGGCTGA
- the frc gene encoding formyl-CoA transferase, producing MTTKALEGIRVLDMTHVQSGPSATQLLAWLGADVIKLEAPTGDITRKQLRDLPDVDSLYFTMLNSNKRSITLNTKTDRGQQILTELIRRSDVMVENFGPGAIDRMGFTWDRIREINPQIVYASIKGFGEGPYTNYKAYEVVAQAMGGSMSTTGFEDGPPLATGAQIGDSGTGIHAVAGILAALFQRTHTGRGQRVNVAMQHAVLNLCRVKLRDQQRLAHGPLAEYPNEDFGDEVPRSGNASGGGQPGWAVRCAPGGPNDYVYVIVQPVGWKPISELIGRPELAEDPEWATPEARLPKLEKMFQMIEEWSSTLPKLHVLERLNAHNIPCGPILSTKEIIEDASLVANEMIVRVPHPERGEFVTVGSPLKLSDSPVDVTSPPLLGEHNEEVYVGELGLGDEEFRLLKSNGVI from the coding sequence GTGACGACGAAGGCTCTCGAAGGCATCCGCGTCCTGGATATGACGCACGTGCAGTCCGGTCCCTCGGCGACCCAACTGCTGGCCTGGCTGGGCGCCGATGTCATCAAGCTGGAGGCGCCGACCGGTGATATCACCCGCAAGCAGCTGCGCGACCTCCCGGACGTCGACTCCCTCTACTTCACGATGCTCAACAGCAACAAGCGCAGCATCACCCTCAACACCAAGACCGACCGCGGCCAGCAGATCCTCACGGAACTGATCCGCCGCAGCGACGTCATGGTCGAGAACTTCGGACCCGGGGCCATCGACCGCATGGGCTTCACCTGGGACCGCATCCGCGAGATCAACCCCCAGATCGTCTACGCCTCCATCAAGGGCTTCGGGGAAGGCCCCTACACCAACTACAAGGCGTACGAGGTCGTCGCCCAAGCCATGGGCGGATCCATGTCGACCACCGGCTTCGAAGACGGCCCCCCACTCGCGACCGGCGCCCAGATCGGCGACTCCGGCACCGGCATCCACGCCGTCGCGGGCATCCTCGCCGCCCTCTTCCAGCGCACCCACACCGGCCGCGGCCAGCGGGTCAACGTGGCCATGCAGCATGCCGTGCTCAACCTCTGCCGGGTGAAACTGCGCGACCAGCAGCGCCTGGCCCATGGCCCGCTCGCTGAATATCCCAACGAGGACTTCGGCGACGAGGTTCCCCGGTCGGGGAACGCCTCCGGCGGCGGCCAGCCCGGCTGGGCGGTCAGGTGTGCGCCGGGCGGCCCGAACGACTACGTGTACGTCATCGTCCAGCCCGTCGGCTGGAAGCCGATCAGCGAGCTCATCGGCCGGCCCGAACTCGCCGAGGACCCCGAGTGGGCCACCCCCGAAGCCAGGCTGCCCAAGCTGGAGAAGATGTTCCAGATGATCGAGGAGTGGTCGTCGACCCTCCCCAAGCTGCACGTGTTGGAGAGGCTCAACGCCCACAACATCCCCTGCGGCCCGATCCTGTCCACCAAGGAGATCATCGAGGACGCCTCGCTGGTCGCCAACGAGATGATCGTACGGGTGCCGCACCCCGAGCGGGGCGAGTTCGTGACCGTGGGCAGCCCGCTGAAACTCTCCGACTCCCCCGTCGACGTGACCAGTCCGCCGCTGCTCGGCGAGCACAACGAAGAGGTCTACGTCGGCGAACTCGGCCTCGGTGACGAGGAATTCCGGCTCCTCAAGTCGAACGGGGTCATCTGA
- a CDS encoding OFA family MFS transporter yields MATTDISTPVPYREVTDANGRKYRIGETDIDIMGRPRKWMVILPWVGMMGISSAEYAFASAEDTLHIAHGWNDGHIFWMLGVWVFFQAAVAFPAGKLRESGRLPARWAMMLGALGTLFGYLSLALAPHVIVAYVGFGMFSGMGAGMVYATCVNMVGKWYPERKGGKTGFVNGGFAYGSVPFVFLFTNYMDLTNFRWVLVTVGFFLAATVAVAGSFFKDPPKNWWPAEVDPLRPPNDPRARRALAMNPPAVRQYTPGEAWRTGRVALMWFCLLCTSGVNIFGIAFQVDIGEEAGFAGGIVATAMSMKAIVNGTGRGVIGWLSDRYGRKRCLIFVCIVLGLSQYGILWSADMKNLPLFLLFSSISGFGGGAIFPMFAAMTADYFGENNNASNYGLVYSSKLVSGLLGAGMGKVVVDNWGHNGAFTLAGSISLFAAFIALFLTPPGRPKKGVKANPMPISRETD; encoded by the coding sequence ATGGCGACAACAGACATCTCCACACCCGTCCCCTATAGGGAGGTGACGGACGCCAACGGCCGGAAGTATCGAATCGGTGAGACCGATATCGACATCATGGGCCGTCCACGCAAGTGGATGGTCATCCTGCCGTGGGTCGGCATGATGGGCATCAGCTCGGCCGAGTACGCATTCGCGTCGGCCGAGGACACCCTGCATATCGCACACGGATGGAACGACGGGCACATCTTCTGGATGCTCGGTGTCTGGGTGTTCTTCCAGGCAGCGGTGGCCTTCCCCGCCGGAAAGCTCAGGGAAAGCGGCAGACTGCCGGCCCGCTGGGCGATGATGCTCGGCGCACTCGGCACTCTGTTCGGATATCTGTCCCTCGCGCTCGCGCCGCATGTGATCGTCGCGTACGTCGGGTTCGGCATGTTCAGCGGTATGGGCGCGGGCATGGTCTACGCGACCTGCGTGAACATGGTCGGCAAGTGGTACCCGGAACGAAAGGGAGGCAAGACCGGCTTCGTCAACGGCGGATTCGCCTACGGTTCCGTGCCGTTCGTCTTCCTCTTCACCAACTACATGGATCTGACGAACTTCCGCTGGGTACTTGTCACGGTCGGTTTCTTCCTGGCCGCGACGGTTGCCGTGGCCGGCTCCTTCTTCAAGGACCCGCCGAAGAACTGGTGGCCGGCCGAGGTCGACCCGCTGCGTCCGCCCAACGACCCCCGTGCCCGGCGGGCGCTGGCCATGAACCCGCCTGCCGTACGGCAGTACACCCCGGGTGAGGCCTGGCGTACCGGGCGGGTAGCGCTGATGTGGTTCTGCCTGCTGTGCACCTCGGGCGTGAACATCTTCGGCATCGCCTTCCAGGTCGACATAGGCGAGGAGGCCGGCTTCGCCGGCGGGATCGTCGCGACGGCCATGTCGATGAAGGCCATCGTCAATGGCACCGGGCGCGGCGTGATCGGCTGGCTGTCGGACCGTTACGGGCGCAAGCGGTGCCTGATCTTCGTCTGCATCGTCCTCGGCCTTTCGCAGTACGGCATCCTGTGGTCCGCCGATATGAAGAACCTCCCGCTGTTCCTGCTCTTCTCCAGCATCTCCGGGTTCGGCGGAGGCGCCATCTTCCCGATGTTCGCGGCGATGACGGCGGACTACTTCGGCGAGAACAACAACGCCTCCAACTACGGCCTGGTCTACAGCTCCAAGCTGGTGTCCGGCCTGCTGGGAGCCGGCATGGGCAAGGTCGTGGTGGACAACTGGGGCCACAACGGGGCGTTCACTCTGGCCGGCTCGATCTCACTGTTCGCCGCGTTCATCGCACTGTTCCTGACACCACCGGGCCGGCCGAAGAAGGGGGTCAAGGCCAACCCGATGCCCATCAGCCGGGAGACGGACTGA
- a CDS encoding sugar phosphate isomerase/epimerase family protein has protein sequence MSRISPDPELSRTLSRRGILGVAAGATAAAFLGAAATPAAATESQGDGHGHSRPVLPPGRLGIQLYSLRDKVSTLGFAPVFAELQKYDYDEIEFAGYTQGSAGAITLAQLKRLARDHGLNPIGSHVGYYSSDPNAYTFATNLTKVLDDAQALGLKHIGTASGPFRYGSTVDAWKRAAEEFNTYGAAAKARGMKFYQHNHSEEFSFATDRPGVRLYDVLLAETDPDLVYLEMDIYWAYVGQFRFSKRVDGTPAPFDPLRYVLKQPERYPLFHVKDGVRDDTVEHGYRMTDVGDGDIDYKTFLSSVTQRTHRGRTYHHWQAEHDNPQESFAFARKSSEHLHSLREKCGE, from the coding sequence ATGAGCCGCATATCTCCCGACCCGGAGCTGTCCCGCACCCTCAGCAGACGCGGCATCCTCGGCGTCGCCGCCGGTGCCACGGCGGCCGCGTTCCTCGGAGCCGCCGCCACCCCGGCCGCCGCCACCGAGTCGCAGGGCGACGGCCACGGACACAGCCGTCCTGTACTGCCCCCCGGCCGCCTCGGAATCCAGCTCTACAGCCTGCGCGACAAGGTCTCCACCCTCGGCTTCGCACCCGTCTTCGCCGAGCTGCAGAAGTACGACTACGACGAGATCGAGTTCGCCGGCTACACCCAGGGCTCCGCAGGTGCCATCACGCTCGCCCAGCTGAAGCGGCTGGCCCGCGACCACGGACTCAACCCCATCGGCAGCCATGTCGGCTACTACTCCAGCGACCCCAACGCGTACACCTTCGCGACCAACCTCACCAAGGTCCTCGACGACGCCCAGGCGCTCGGCCTCAAGCACATCGGCACCGCGTCCGGGCCCTTCCGGTACGGCTCGACCGTCGACGCCTGGAAGCGGGCCGCGGAGGAGTTCAACACCTACGGTGCCGCGGCCAAGGCGCGCGGCATGAAGTTCTACCAGCACAACCACTCGGAGGAGTTCTCCTTCGCCACCGACCGGCCGGGCGTCCGCCTGTACGACGTGCTGCTCGCCGAAACCGACCCGGACCTCGTCTACCTGGAGATGGACATCTACTGGGCGTACGTCGGCCAGTTCCGCTTCAGCAAGAGGGTGGACGGCACCCCCGCTCCCTTCGATCCGCTGCGCTACGTACTCAAGCAGCCCGAGCGCTACCCGCTGTTCCACGTCAAGGACGGCGTGCGCGACGACACCGTCGAGCACGGCTACCGGATGACGGACGTCGGTGACGGCGACATCGACTACAAGACGTTCCTGTCGTCGGTGACCCAGCGCACCCACCGGGGCCGCACCTACCACCACTGGCAGGCCGAACACGACAACCCGCAGGAGTCCTTCGCCTTCGCCCGTAAATCCAGCGAGCACCTGCACTCGCTCCGGGAGAAGTGCGGCGAGTAA
- a CDS encoding nucleotide pyrophosphatase/phosphodiesterase family protein, producing the protein MTQPPVPAPQPEQHSDEHRRPTPLLVLDVVGLTPRLLDHMPHLKALGQSGSRAPLGTVLPAVTCAAQSTFLTGSHPSQHGIVGNGWYFRELGDVLLWRQHNGLVSGDKLWDAARRAHPGYTVANICWWYAMGADTDITVTPRPVYYADGRKEPDCYTRPPALHDELTEKLGTFPLFHFWGPGADLVSSRWIIDATRHINRTRRPDLTLCYLPHLDYDLQRFGPDDPRSLQAAADLDAAMAPLLDDARAEGRTVVALSEYGITRADRPVDINRALRRAGLLEVHTQDGMEYLDPMASRAFAVADHQIAHVYVRRPEDLDATRAALADLPGIERLLDDEGKKTHHLDHPRSGELVAVAEPDAWFTYYYWLDDARAPDFAQLVEIHRKPGYDPVELFMDPLDPYVKVKAATALARKKLGMRYRMAVVPLDPSPIRGSHGRLPMSDDDGPLIICSTPRTVTGRVAATDVKSLLLQLAGLH; encoded by the coding sequence GTGACCCAGCCGCCGGTACCAGCACCTCAGCCCGAGCAGCACTCCGACGAGCACCGCCGTCCCACTCCTCTCCTCGTCCTGGACGTCGTCGGCCTCACCCCCCGTCTCCTCGACCACATGCCGCACCTCAAGGCCCTAGGCCAGTCCGGCTCCCGCGCCCCGCTCGGCACCGTCCTGCCCGCCGTCACCTGCGCCGCCCAGTCCACCTTCCTCACCGGCAGCCACCCCTCCCAGCACGGCATCGTCGGCAACGGCTGGTACTTCCGCGAGCTCGGCGACGTACTCCTGTGGCGTCAGCACAACGGCCTGGTCTCAGGCGACAAGCTGTGGGACGCCGCCCGGCGCGCGCACCCCGGCTACACGGTCGCCAATATCTGCTGGTGGTACGCCATGGGCGCCGACACCGACATCACCGTCACTCCCCGTCCCGTCTACTACGCCGACGGCCGCAAGGAACCCGACTGCTACACCAGGCCCCCGGCCCTGCACGACGAACTCACCGAGAAACTCGGCACGTTCCCCCTCTTCCACTTCTGGGGTCCCGGTGCCGACCTCGTCTCCAGCCGCTGGATCATCGATGCGACCCGCCACATCAACCGCACCCGGCGGCCGGACCTGACCCTCTGCTACCTCCCTCACCTCGACTACGACCTGCAGCGCTTCGGCCCCGACGACCCGCGCTCCCTCCAGGCGGCCGCGGACCTCGACGCGGCCATGGCTCCTCTCCTCGACGACGCCAGGGCGGAGGGCCGTACCGTCGTCGCGCTCTCCGAGTACGGCATCACGCGCGCGGACCGCCCCGTCGACATCAACCGCGCCCTGCGCCGCGCCGGACTCCTGGAAGTGCACACGCAGGACGGCATGGAGTACCTCGACCCGATGGCCTCCCGCGCCTTCGCGGTCGCCGACCACCAGATCGCCCATGTCTACGTGCGACGTCCAGAGGACCTGGATGCCACGAGAGCAGCGCTCGCCGACCTGCCCGGCATCGAGCGGCTCCTCGACGACGAGGGCAAGAAGACCCATCACCTCGACCATCCGCGCTCCGGCGAACTCGTCGCCGTCGCGGAGCCGGACGCCTGGTTCACGTACTACTACTGGCTCGACGACGCCCGCGCGCCCGACTTCGCGCAGCTCGTCGAGATCCACCGCAAACCCGGCTACGACCCGGTCGAACTCTTCATGGATCCCCTCGACCCCTACGTCAAGGTGAAGGCGGCCACGGCTCTGGCCCGCAAGAAGCTCGGCATGCGCTACCGCATGGCGGTCGTGCCCCTGGACCCCTCACCTATTCGAGGCAGCCACGGCCGCCTTCCCATGAGCGACGACGACGGTCCGCTCATCATCTGCTCCACCCCCCGCACAGTCACGGGCCGCGTCGCGGCCACCGATGTGAAGTCATTGCTGCTCCAACTCGCTGGACTCCACTGA